In Haloarchaeobius amylolyticus, the genomic window AGAGACTATTCTCGTTGCGAGCCTCGTTCGCGATGTATCCTTCCGGTGGCGCGATGACAGACACATCGGCCCCTGCGAAGGGAATGCTATCGCCTGCACTGGCGCGATAGAGCTGGACGTCATGCTCCTCGACGGCATCGAGGTACCGACCATAGGTTTGCGACGACGAGGCGAGACCGGGGTCGTAGATCGCGCCGACGCCATCGTACTCGGTCTCGAACGTCTCGATAACAGCTGCGTGCCCACCGATATGATCCGCATCAGCGTGGGACGTGACGAGATGGTCGATCCGCGTGATGCCCCGGGACTCTAGGTACTCGATGACGTATTCGCCATCGTTCGGCCAGTCGCCCGTGTCGATGAGCATCGTCTCGTTCTCCGGGCTGACCAGCAAGACGCTCGTGGATTGCCCCACGTTGATGAAGTGGACGCTCAGGGTTCCGTTGGCCGTCGGTGTGGCCTGTTGAGTCGTCGCCTGGTCTGCAGTCGTGTTTACGGTAGCTGTCTCAGGAAGCCCCGTACAGCCTGCCAGCAGAATGAGACAGACGACGAGGACCGCCCCCCAGGACCGATTTGTGCTCATGTCTCCCCCCACAGGGCCGAGTCTCAAAGTCCCTCTCGTTTTAGTCAACCAGAGATTAATGTTCCTCAATAATCCATACATACCTGTCAACCAGTATGCCACAGTCACCGGGAGACACGCCCCTGACTTCGGGCGAGCGAAAGGCGCTGTCGATCGCGTTCAAACAGGGGTATTTCGAGGTCCCCCGGCAGAGTACGTTGACCGAGCTAGCAGACGAGCTGGGCGAGTCGAGCGCGGAACTGTCTGAAACACTTCGACAGGGAGTCGACAAGCTCATCGACGAACACCGGGAGGTCCTCCTCGATTCTTCCTAAGAACGGCGCGACGGCAACTAACTATCAGGCTAGCCATTTACTGGGTTAGTTCCCGTCAGAATTCGACAGCCACAGGCTGAGAGTGCCATTCACCAGTCTACCGACCGGCGACCTCGGGAAGAGCAAGAGTGAGGTCAGGATGAATGGAACACTACACTGGACCTGTCGGCACACCGTACCCAACAGGGGGCACCATGGACGACTCACAAAGCCATCGAGACGGCCCACGGACGACCGCTGAGTTCCAAGCACGACTAAAGAAGACCATCCAGTCGGCACACGCGAATGGTATCGACATCAAGGGTGGGTGGGACTGTCGCGCTCCGCCCAACGAGCAGCCAGACTGGACTGTAGAAATCACCGAGGTACAGCGAACCGAAGACAAACACAGGCCAGACTAGGGACGGCGTGACGCTCACGCTGACTCATCTTCCTTCCGGACGTCGTCGGAACAAGGAGAGGGATCGTCAAGACGACCGTCCCGGCGCGACTTCAACCCCATAAGGGGTTCATCTGAAACCGATCCGTCTGCTTGACGATGTTCCCTTCGACACGTCTGCTTCAACCCCACGGGGGCTCATCTGTAACCATGGCCGATTCGGCCACTATCAACCCTGTACAACCTAAATTCAAATGAGCTTTTCCGTCGACCTTCGATAGCCGCTAAAACCGGGGGAGGTCGATGGAAATCCGGTTGGACTTACAAATGTGGACGAATTCTCCTCTGACGATACGCAAAAATCAGCCTTGCACACCGATTCCACATGCAATTTTTCTCCCCCTGAAGGTTGCGGGAGGTCCCTCAAGAGCGTCCTGCAGAGCAGTGATTTCGACAATGGCGAGCAGCACATCTACGCGAGTGGCTTCGATGAGACCGAACGACACTGATTAATTAGCTCGCGCGGCGGTGTTACATTCCATTCGTAGGTTTTCTAGCCGCTTCGACAGTCTGCGAGGTTCTGCCAGCCGTACGTCGTCGGCGTGTTTCAATCCCGTTGTAGGTTTTCTAGCCGCTTCGACGTGGTTCGCTCACTGGACGCGCTGGATGACGCGGCGTTTCAATCCCGTTGTAAGTTTTCTAGCCGCTTCGACGCGATCCTCGGACTGTCTGTCTGGCACTACTCGAGTTTCAATCCCGTTGTAGGTTTTCTAGCCGCTTCGACGAGGGCGTCGAGCAGGGCCGCGAGCAGGAGGTCGTGTTTCAATCCCGTTGTAGGTTTTCTAGCCGCTTCGACCGCTTCTCTACTCCGCACTCCGAACAGGTCCAGACGTTTCAATCCCGTTGTAGGTTTTCTAGCCGCTTCGACCGGGTTGGCTGTTCTCCGTTTCTTCTTGGCCGACCCGTTTCAATCCCGTTGTAGGTTTTCTAGCCGCTTCGACGGTGGTGAGGAAGCAGAACCCAGGAAG contains:
- a CDS encoding helix-turn-helix domain-containing protein gives rise to the protein MPQSPGDTPLTSGERKALSIAFKQGYFEVPRQSTLTELADELGESSAELSETLRQGVDKLIDEHREVLLDSS